DNA sequence from the Halorussus limi genome:
GTCAGGCCGATGCGCGCGAGCGACATCGGAAGCGGGAGGACCGTGACCGACTTCCCCTCCGCACGGTAGGCGAGGCGAGTCACGTCGGCCAGCGTCAGCACCTCCGGGCCGCCGATTTCGTAGGTCTCGCCGTCGTGGGTCTCCTCGACGCACGCGGCGAGCATCGGCGCGATGTCACCGACCCAAATCGGCTGAAAGCGCGTGCGGCCGCCGCCGGGCAGTGCCGTGACGTACGGCGTCGTCAGGACCTTCGTGAACGAGACGAACTCCCCGCCCTCGCCGAAGACGACCGACGGCCGGACGATAGTGGTCGCCAACGCGGCGTCCTCGACGACTTGCTCGGCCTGTCCCTTCGAGCGCAGGTACTCGGTCGGTGCGGTCGGGTCGGCGTCGAGCGCGCTCATCTGGACGATTTTCCGAACGTCGTGGTCCTCGGCCGCCTCTACGACGTTCTGCGTACCTCCGAGGTGGACTTTCATGTGAGAAGTTCCCCCGGAGGGTTTGAACAGCGGCGAGAGCGCGACGAGGTTGACGACCGCGTCCTGTCCCTCGAACGCGCCCTCGATAGAGTCGTAGGCCGTCACGTCGCCGCGGACGCGTTCGACGCTCGCCGGAAGGTCGGCCTCGTCGGGGTCGCGCGCCAACACGGTCACGTCGTGGTCGTCGTCCAGTTCGCGCACGAGATTCGTTCCGATGAACCCGGTTCCGCCCGCTACGAGAATGTTCATGTCCGAGATAAGTACCGTCGGAAAGTAAAACTAACTGCCGCAGGCCGCGTCTCGGAACTCTTGTAGACTGCGCCCCGAACTCTCGCGAACTCCGTCTCGGGACTCCCGCGGAGCGTCGGCGGCGCGGCGTTGACAGGACCGACCCGCAGGTCTTTATACCGAGCCGAGACCACCTCCGAGTATGCTCATCACGCTGGAGGGTCTCGACGGGAGCGGCAAGACGACCGTCTGGGAGGTCCTGAGCGAGGAGTTCCCCGAGTTCGTCTTCACCCGCGAACCGACCGACTCGTGGTACGGCGACGCGGTGAACCGCTCGATTTCGGACGACGACGCCGACTCGCTGGCCGAACTCTTCCTCTACACCGCAGACCACGCCGCCCACCTCTCGGAGACGGTCCGACCCGCGCTCGAAGACGGGAAGGTGGTCGTCTCCGACCGCTACTCCGACTCGCGGTACGCCTATCAGGCGGTCAGCATCGAGGGGCAGGTCAAGCGCCCGCTGGAGTACATCCGGGGCGTCCACCAGCCGTGGACCCGGCCGCCGGACGCGACGCTCTACTTCGACGTGGACCCCGAGACGGGCGCGGCCCGGAGCGGTGCGACGAACAAGTTCGAGCAGGCCGCGTTCCTGAGTCAGGTCCAGTCGAACTACGAGCGACTCCGCAGCGCCGAACCCGAGCGGTTCGTCCGCATCGACGCCTCGCGCTCGCCCGAGGAGGTCATCGACTCGGCGGTGGACGTGGTCGAGCGCCTGCTCGCCGACCGCGACGAATAGCCTTTGTCACTCGGTGACGTAAGTCGGGCCATGGCAGACGAGGACGCCGGTCGGACCGGTCCCCGCGAGAGTCGGCGCGAACGCGACGAGGAACCCGGCTTCCGGTTCTCGCTCCCGCCGATGGTGCTCCCGGATATGAAACTCCCCGAGCGCATCCGCCTCGTGTTTCCGGTTCCGGACCCGCCGGAGAAGGTCTCCCGGCCGGCCCGAATCGAGGTCACGTGGGTCCTGCTCGCGGTCGTTCTCGCGGACGCGCTCGACGCCGCCGCGGTCCTCGCGGCCGGCCCCGAGACGCTCGCGTGGGCGCGGGCGGCGGTCGGCGTCCTCGCCGCCGCGGTGCTCGTCGGGGGTCCGGGACTGCTCTACGCGTGGGAACTGGTCGCGATTCTGGGCGGACTGGGGTGGCTCTCGGTCGCGCCCACGCTGACCGCGTTAGTTCTCGCGCGACTCCTCCCCTCGCAGTAGGCGGCTTCTCCACTGGGACGTTCCCCCGCGGACAATCGCCTTTTTACCGCCGCGACGTCTCACCTCCACGTATGAACGACGCGGAACTCGCCGCCAAGATAGACCACACCGTCCTCGGACCGGAGACCACCCTCGCCGACGTGGAGGAAGTCCTCGACGCGGCCGCCGAGTACGGCATGAACGCCTGCATCCCGCCGTGCTACGTCGCCGAGGCCGACGAGTACGCCCCGGAGACCACCCTCGCCACGGTAATCGGCTTCCCGCACGGCCAGAACGCCACCTCGGCCAAGCGCGAGGAGGCCGTCATCGCCTACGAGGACGGCGCGGACGAGATAGACATGGTCGCCAACATCGGCCGACTGAAGGCCGGAGACACCGAGACCGTCCGAGCGGACATCGAAGAGGTCGTCGCCGCGGTGCCGATTCCGGTCAAGGTCATCATCGAAACCGCGCTGCTGACCGACGACGAGAAGCGCGCCGCCTGCGAGGCCGCCGAGCGCGCGGACGCCGCGTTCGTCAAGACATCGACCGGGTTCGCCGACGGCGGCGCGGAGGTCCCGGACGTGGAACTGATGAGCGAGTACCTTCCGGTGAAAGCCAGCGGCGGCGTCGGGAACTACGAGCAGGCGAAAGCGATGTTCGACGCCGGGGCCGAACGCATCGGCGCGAGTTCGGGCGTCGAAATCGTCGAGGACTTCCGGCGAAACTACTGACGCGGCAGACTCGCTCCCGTCGAACTACGGTTCTTCGAGCGCGTGCAGTCGGTTCTGCTTCTCCGACGGCGCGGTGTAGGCGTAGAGTCGTCCGTCGGCGACCGTCACGCCTTCTCGGACGCGACCGCCGAGGTCGGTCTTCCAGCGGCGAGCGCCCCACCGCACGCCGCCGACGCTGTTCCCGCCGCCGGTCTTCACGGCGTGAACTCGGCCCGACTCGTCGCCGACGTAGACCGTGTCGTCGGCGACCGCCGGAGCGCAGTTGGCGTTGTCCGGCGTCGAGACCGTCCAGTCGGTCTCGCCGGAGTCGGCGTCGATGGCCAGCAGACTGTCGCCGTCGGTGGCGAACACTCGACCGTCGGCGACCGCGAGGTGGTGGTCGCTGAACGCGCGACTCTCGCTCGTCCACTCGACCGCGCCAGCGTCCTCCGTCGAGAGTTTGTGGACTCTACCGCCGAACGGCAGAACGTAGACGCTCCGGCCCACGACCGCCGGAGCGACCTCGAGCATGCCGGGAACTTTCTGTCGCCACGCGCCCCCGCCGTCGTCCTTCGAGAGGGCGTACACCTCCCCACCCTCGGTCGCCACGTAGAGGAGGGAGCTGTTTTTCGGAACCGCGAGCGGCGCGACCACGTGGCCGAACAGTTCCGTGCGCCAGTACTCGGTCCCCGCTTCGAGGTCGAAGCAGTGAATCCACCCCTCGGTGGTCGAGACGAAGGCCCGGCGACCGTCGCGGCCGAGACGGGGCGCGCCCGAGACCTCACCGCGGGTCGGGAACTCGCGTCGCTTCTCGCCGGTCGCGGCGTCCAGAATCCGGAGCGTCTCGGCGTTGCCGCCGGAGACGTAAACCCGACCGTCGCGGACCGTCGGGGCCGACCACAGCGCCATCGTCTTCCCGTCGTCGAACGTGTGGGACCAGACCTCGCTCCCGTCGGCGGCGGCCAGACAGAGCAGGTCGTCGCCCGAGGCGACGTACACTCGGTCGTCGGCGACGACGGGCGGGGCCGCCGCCGAGGAGATATCGGCGGTCCAGCGCTCGCGGACGCCCGACTCGGGACCGCGACCCTTCGGGTTGTAGCCGGTGTTCGCGCCGTCGTGAGCGAGCGTCGGCCAGTCGGTCGCGTCGCCCGCGGCGTCGGCGGCGTCGTCGTAGTCGCTCTCGCCGGTACAGCCGACTATCGCGACGGTTCCGGCCGACGCGACGCCGGCGAGATAGCGTCGTCTGGAGGGCATGGCTCGGTGTTCAGACCGTCGTTACAAATGTCTTACCGGTCGCCGCCGACGTGAGCTACCCATTCAGTCGTCCGCGGGGCGTTCGTCCTCGACGGAGTCCTCTCGGTCGGCGGACCGTTCCCCGCCCGCAGGTTCCGCCGTGTCCCACTGGAGCGTGACCGTCCAGCGGCGCTCGTCGCCGTCGGCGGTCCGGTACTCGACCAGTTCCACGTCGCCGTCCGGGCGCGGTCGTCGCCGCCCGCCGTCGCCGGTGGCCGGGCGCATCCCGTCGTGGCGACCGGCGAGTTCGTTCCGGAGGTCCGCGAGGTAGTCGGCGAGTTCGTCGCGGTCCAGCGTCTCCTCGCGCCGGGTCTCGTGGCTGGTCGCTCCGCGTCCCACGCCGCCGGGTTTCCCCGAGGAGTGGTCGCCGACCACGGCGTTGATGACCGCGCCGAGCAAGAGGACCAGTCCGGAGAAGTAGAGGTACGTCACCACGAGGACGACGCTCCCGAAGAAGCCCCCCGAACCGGGGTCCTTGAACGCGAGGTACACCTGAAACACGCCCTGTAGCGCCGCCCATCCGACCGCGGCGACCACGACGCCCGGCAGCACGTCGTCGAGTCCGACCTCGGTGTCGGGGAACCGGTAGTACATCGGGAGGAAGGCGACGACGAGTCCCGCGGCGAGCACGAGCGGCGTCAGGACTCCGACGTACGGAATCGTGTCCGAGAAGCGAGCGAACGCGGTCGTGAGACCGATGGTCGAGACGACGGCGACGAGCAGCGCGACGAAGACGACGACGCCGTCCTTCAACTGGTCGAGCGGGGAGTTTCGGCTCTCGGTCTCGTAAATCTCGGAGAACGCGGTGTCGAGGCCCCGGAATATCTTGAGCGTCCCCCAGACGAGGACGACGAGACCGACGAACGACGCCCCGGCGACCGACGACTCGCCCCGGAATATCTGGCGGACCACGTCCGCTATCGGGCCGGGGAGCCAGTTTCCGGCGACGGCGACGATTCGCGCTTCGAGGCCGCCGCCGAACACCGAGACGACCAGTAGGAGTAACAGGAGCATCGGCGCGAGCGAGACGAAGGCGTTGTACGCGATACCCGCCGCCATGAAGGTCACGTTCTTCTCCGAGAAGTCCTCGTACACCCGCTTCGCGACGGTCCGTCCCCGCGCAATCCTCCCCATGGTCGAACTCCGGGCGTCGGCCAAAAAACTCGCACGGCCGGTCGTCACACGAACGAAAAGAGTCTCAGTCGTCGTCGCCCGAG
Encoded proteins:
- a CDS encoding complex I NDUFA9 subunit family protein codes for the protein MNILVAGGTGFIGTNLVRELDDDHDVTVLARDPDEADLPASVERVRGDVTAYDSIEGAFEGQDAVVNLVALSPLFKPSGGTSHMKVHLGGTQNVVEAAEDHDVRKIVQMSALDADPTAPTEYLRSKGQAEQVVEDAALATTIVRPSVVFGEGGEFVSFTKVLTTPYVTALPGGGRTRFQPIWVGDIAPMLAACVEETHDGETYEIGGPEVLTLADVTRLAYRAEGKSVTVLPLPMSLARIGLTAADSIPFVPFGSDQYRSLKFDNTVSDNDIDAFGVETGDLTTLGAYLGVSNR
- the tmk gene encoding dTMP kinase — protein: MLITLEGLDGSGKTTVWEVLSEEFPEFVFTREPTDSWYGDAVNRSISDDDADSLAELFLYTADHAAHLSETVRPALEDGKVVVSDRYSDSRYAYQAVSIEGQVKRPLEYIRGVHQPWTRPPDATLYFDVDPETGAARSGATNKFEQAAFLSQVQSNYERLRSAEPERFVRIDASRSPEEVIDSAVDVVERLLADRDE
- the deoC gene encoding deoxyribose-phosphate aldolase, which encodes MNDAELAAKIDHTVLGPETTLADVEEVLDAAAEYGMNACIPPCYVAEADEYAPETTLATVIGFPHGQNATSAKREEAVIAYEDGADEIDMVANIGRLKAGDTETVRADIEEVVAAVPIPVKVIIETALLTDDEKRAACEAAERADAAFVKTSTGFADGGAEVPDVELMSEYLPVKASGGVGNYEQAKAMFDAGAERIGASSGVEIVEDFRRNY
- a CDS encoding outer membrane protein assembly factor BamB family protein, whose protein sequence is MPSRRRYLAGVASAGTVAIVGCTGESDYDDAADAAGDATDWPTLAHDGANTGYNPKGRGPESGVRERWTADISSAAAPPVVADDRVYVASGDDLLCLAAADGSEVWSHTFDDGKTMALWSAPTVRDGRVYVSGGNAETLRILDAATGEKRREFPTRGEVSGAPRLGRDGRRAFVSTTEGWIHCFDLEAGTEYWRTELFGHVVAPLAVPKNSSLLYVATEGGEVYALSKDDGGGAWRQKVPGMLEVAPAVVGRSVYVLPFGGRVHKLSTEDAGAVEWTSESRAFSDHHLAVADGRVFATDGDSLLAIDADSGETDWTVSTPDNANCAPAVADDTVYVGDESGRVHAVKTGGGNSVGGVRWGARRWKTDLGGRVREGVTVADGRLYAYTAPSEKQNRLHALEEP
- a CDS encoding YhjD/YihY/BrkB family envelope integrity protein codes for the protein MGRIARGRTVAKRVYEDFSEKNVTFMAAGIAYNAFVSLAPMLLLLLLVVSVFGGGLEARIVAVAGNWLPGPIADVVRQIFRGESSVAGASFVGLVVLVWGTLKIFRGLDTAFSEIYETESRNSPLDQLKDGVVVFVALLVAVVSTIGLTTAFARFSDTIPYVGVLTPLVLAAGLVVAFLPMYYRFPDTEVGLDDVLPGVVVAAVGWAALQGVFQVYLAFKDPGSGGFFGSVVLVVTYLYFSGLVLLLGAVINAVVGDHSSGKPGGVGRGATSHETRREETLDRDELADYLADLRNELAGRHDGMRPATGDGGRRRPRPDGDVELVEYRTADGDERRWTVTLQWDTAEPAGGERSADREDSVEDERPADD